From Ananas comosus cultivar F153 linkage group 8, ASM154086v1, whole genome shotgun sequence, one genomic window encodes:
- the LOC109714686 gene encoding dynamin-related protein 1E-like, producing MSVEHMKAWMRGELLSSLSRERKRKKKKEEVRLRVAQVHAALSVARLAAAIAGTVASSNMKPMNNTSKCLGLANNNNNRGGEWDENVMNKVVASAAALVAAVCAEAAESVGAERAHIASAVKMGSETRNSSEMLALTATAATYRIFDELEDPPEDYCSKEDHSLCAVLSLSTTGGTIQLLEFVRAALVPATAHKTDEGQQEMLQNVKCWHYNLHILASSFDSDTFATLVLHFSALVRKEIQDDTDRLTGKTKQISPVPIHLSIYSPNVVNLTLIDLPGLTKVAVEGQPESIVQDIENMVRSYVEKPNCIILAITPANQDIATSDAIKLAREVDPTGERTFGVLTKLDLMDKGTNALDVLEGRAYKLQHPWVGIVNRSQADINKNVDMIVARRKEKEYFATSPDYSHLSSKMGSEYLAKLLSKHLESVIRARIPSITSLINKSIDELESEMDHLGRPIAVDAGAQLYMILELCRAFDKIFKEHLDGGRPGGDRIYGVFDNQLPAALKKLPFDRHLSIQNVKKVVSEADGYQPHLIAPEQGYRRLIESALNYFRGPAEASVDAVHYVLKELELKRFPTLQAELAAASYEALERFREESRKTTIRLVDMEASYLTVDFFRKLPQEVEKGGNPATNPSIDRYTDGHFRRIALNVSSYIAMVSETLKNSIPKAAVHCQVREAKRSLLSHFYTQIGRKEGKQLAQLLDEDPALMERRLQCAKRLELYKSARDEFDAVSWAR from the exons ATGAGTGTGGAGCACATGAAAGCATGGATGAGAGGAGAACTTCTAAGCAGCCTCTCAAGGGAAcgtaaaagaaagaagaagaaagaagaagttCGACTGCGCGTAGCTCAAGTCCATGCTGCACTTTCGGTCGCGAGATTAGCTGCAGCGATCGCTGGAACCGTTGCGAGCAGTAATATGAAACCGATGAATAATACCTCGAAGTGTTTAGGTTTGgcgaataataataacaatagaGGAGGGGAGTGGGATGAGAATGTGATGAACAAAGTGGTGGCCTCTGCAGCCGCATTGGTGGCGGCTGTTTGCGCTGAAGCGGCAGAATCGGTTGGAGCTGAGAGAGCCCACATCGCATCCGCCGTTAAAATGGGGTCGGAGACGAGGAATTCTAGTGAAATGCTCGCGCTGACCGCGACTGCTGCAACAT ATCGCATTTTCGACGAACTGGAGGATCCACCAGAAGATTATTGCTCCAAAGAAGATCACAGTTTGTGTGCAGTACTGAGCTTGAGTACCACAGGGGGAACTATTCAGTTACT GGAATTTGTACGGGCGGCGTTGGTGCCTGCAACTGCCCACAAGACGGACGAAGGGCAGCAGGAGAT GTTGCAGAATGTGAAATGTTGGCATTATAACCTACATATACTAGCAAGTTCATTTGATTCTGATACATTTGCAACTCTTGTTTTGCATTTTTCAGCTCTTGTGCGGAAAGAAATCCAAGATGACACTGATAGATTGACAGGGAAGACAAAACAGATTTCTCCGGTTCCCATTCATCTGAGCATCTACTCACCAAATG TTGTCAATTTGACACTGATTGATTTGCCGGGTCTAACAAAGGTTGCTGTAG AGGGGCAGCCTGAAAGCATTGTTCAGGATATTGAAAACATGGTCCGCTCGTATGTTGAGAAG CCTAATTGCATTATACTGGCAATAACTCCTGCCAATCAAGACATTGCAACGTCTGATGCAATTAAGCTTGCCAGGGAAGTCGACCCAACAG GTGAACGGACTTTTGGAGTGCTGACAAAGCTtgatttgatggataagggaACAAATGCACTTGAT GTTCTTGAAGGAAGAGCTTATAAGCTTCAGCACCCTTGGGTTGGGATTGTTAACCGCTCTCAGGCTGATATTAATAAAAATGTTGACATGATTGTTGCCAGGCGAAAGGAAAAGGAATACTTTGCTACGAGTCCAGATTACTCCCACTTGTCTAGCAAAATGGGTTCAGAGTATCTCGCTAAGCTTCTTTCAAAG CACCTTGAGTCGGTGATCAGGGCAAGGATACCAAGTATTACATCATTGATAAACAAAAGTATTGATGAGCTTGAATCAGAGATGGACCACCTTGGTAGACCTATTGCTGTTGATGCAGGG GCTCAATTATACATGATATTGGAACTTTGCCGTGCATTTGACAAGATATTCAAAGAGCATCTTGATGGAGG GCGTCCAGGCGGTGATCGAATTTATGGAGTTTTTGATAATCAACTCCCTGCCGCTTTGAAGAAACTTCCATTTGACCGCCATCTTTCTATACAAAATGTGAAGAAGGTTGTATCAGAAGCTGATGGTTATCAGCCTCACTTAATTGCTCCCGAGCAGGGTTACCGTCGGTTAATTGAGAGTGCTCTCAATTACTTTAGAGGCCCAGCAGAAGCTTCTGTTGATGCT GTGCACTATGTTTTGAAGGAATTG GAACTGAAGAGATTCCCCACTCTCCAAGCTGAACTTGCAGCTGCGTCCTACGAAGCCCTGGAGAGATTCCGTGAGGAGAGCCGTAAGACGACAATCCGGCTAGTTGACATGGAAGCTTCCTATCTAACTGTAGACTTCTTCAGGAAGCTTCCACAGGAAGTTGAGAAGGGCGGGAATCCTGCCACCAACCCTTCAATCGACCGATACACTGATGGGCATTTCAGAAGGATTGCTTTGAATGTGTCCTCTTACATTGCGATGGTATCTGAGACTCTAAAAAACTCGATTCCGAAAGCTGCTGTCCACTGTCAAGTCCGAGAAGCCAAACGCTCTTTGCTTAGTCATTTCTACACCCAAATAGGGAGAAAGGAG GGCAAGCAGCTTGCGCAGCTCTTAGATGAGGATCCCGCGCTGATGGAGCGGAGGCTGCAGTGTGCCAAGAGACTTGAGTTGTACAAGTCAGCGCGGGATGAGTTCGACGCTGTATCATGGGCCCGATAA
- the LOC109713880 gene encoding haloacid dehalogenase-like hydrolase domain-containing protein Sgpp, which yields MTNTRLLSRPLHFHGRVLSTREKRHSRIASPRPKKSVASSTSAAKDMSITSNSDSTDGKCPFSKLAPLEAILFDIDGTLCDSDPIHYYAFREMLQEIGFNNGVPITEEFFVEKISGKFNEDIGRALFPDGDHERAAKFMDDKEAMFRR from the exons ATGACCAACACTCGCCTTCTTTCCCGTCCCCTTCATTTCCACGGGCGCGTCCTCTCAACGAGAGAGAAGCGACATTCGCGCATTGCATCACCTCGCCCCAAGAAGAGCGTCGCTTCATCCACATCTGCGGCTAAGGACATGTCGATCACATCCAATTCCGATTCCACGGATGG CAAATGCCCTTTCTCAAAACTTGCTCCGTTGGAAGCGATACTCTTCGATATAGACGGCACATTATGCGATTCAGATCCTATTCACTACTACGCTTTTCGAGAAATGCTACAAGAG ATAGGTTTCAATAACGGCGTCCCCATAACTGAGGAATTCTTCGTCGAGAAAATCAGCGGTAAATTCAATGAAGATATTGGCAGAGCATTATTTCCGGATGGTGATCATGAACGGGCGGCGAAGTTCATGGATGACAAGGAAGCTATGTTTCGCAGGTAA
- the LOC109713879 gene encoding phosphatidylinositol N-acetylglucosaminyltransferase subunit P-like, giving the protein MEKSMEEGPSSPTSLVVSSPRRTMSLLRERRARVASSSASTSAAIAELQEKGLEETKMRGAAFAAEHGPKPSEVYGFVGSITTVIATVIFLVWAYIPERWLHSLGITYYPSKYWALAVPSFVIVAVVLGLIFYLGLNFMLTPPPNSFNTMFDDYSRERSMVMLAEGLEKPIEPISDIGIDQINNRMFG; this is encoded by the exons ATGGAGAAGTCGATGGAGGAGGGGCCTTCGTCCCCGACTTCGCTGGTGGTGAGTAGCCCTAGGAGGACGATGAGCCTCCTACGGGAGAGGAGGGCGAGGGTCGCCTCCTCCTCTGCCTCGACCTCCGCCGCCATTGCCGAGCTCCAGGAGAAGGGGCTAGAGGAGACGAAGATGAGGGGTGCCGCGTTCGCCGCTGAGCATGGGCCGAAGCCCTCCGAGGTCTACGGCTTCGTCGGCTCCATCACCACCGTGATCGCCACCG TGATCTTCTTGGTGTGGGCGTATATACCCGAGCGGTGGTTGCATTCCTTAGGAATCACTTATTATCCTAGCAA GTATTGGGCGTTGGCAGTTCCATCCTTCGTTATTGTAGCAGTCGTTTTAGGGCTGATCTTTTATTTGGGCTTAAACTTTATGCTGACGCCGCCTCCAAATTCCTTCAACACAATGTTTG ATGATTACAGCCGCGAACGCTCAATGGTCATGCTCGCAGAAGGATTGGAGAAACCTATCGAGCCCATTTCCGACATCGGCATTGATCAGATAAACAATCGCATGTTTGGATAG